Proteins from a genomic interval of Paenibacillus sp. FSL H8-0048:
- a CDS encoding ABC transporter ATP-binding protein, whose translation MSKRYEHHTALDNINVTVEQGRIVGLLGPNGSGKTTLLKLINGLLVPSSGEVRINGRSPGIETKRQIAFLPERNCLNNWMKVQELVAFYSDFYPDFSRSMAYELLNKLNINSNARLKTLSKGTKEKIQIILVMSRDAELYCLDEPIGGVDPASRDYIIDTILKCYNRKASILISTHLIADIEHILDDVILIDQGCLVQAAAAKDIRTGNEMTVDQYFRRLYAKKTDQI comes from the coding sequence TTGAGCAAACGGTATGAGCATCATACCGCGCTTGATAATATCAACGTGACGGTGGAGCAGGGAAGGATTGTCGGATTGCTCGGACCCAACGGCAGCGGCAAGACAACTCTGCTCAAGCTGATCAACGGTCTGCTGGTGCCGTCGAGTGGAGAGGTGAGAATCAATGGAAGGAGCCCAGGCATAGAAACCAAGCGGCAGATCGCTTTCCTTCCTGAGAGGAATTGTCTGAACAATTGGATGAAGGTGCAGGAGCTGGTCGCCTTTTACAGCGATTTCTATCCGGACTTCAGCCGCAGCATGGCCTATGAGTTACTAAATAAACTGAATATCAACTCCAATGCCCGATTGAAGACCCTCTCTAAGGGGACAAAAGAGAAAATACAAATTATTCTTGTGATGAGCCGTGATGCAGAGCTGTACTGCCTTGATGAGCCAATCGGCGGGGTAGACCCCGCATCCAGAGACTATATCATCGATACGATTCTGAAATGCTATAACCGAAAAGCCTCCATTTTAATTTCCACCCATCTGATTGCGGATATCGAGCATATTCTGGATGATGTAATCCTTATCGATCAGGGATGCCTTGTACAGGCGGCGGCAGCCAAAGACATCAGGACCGGAAATGAAATGACTGTCGATCAATATTTTAGGAGGCTTTATGCTAAAAAAACTGATCAAATATGA
- a CDS encoding ABC transporter ATP-binding protein, with the protein MKDVSLIIAEGEFTTIMGSSGSGKSTLLYIMSGMEYPTSGTVHLSGRDLNKLSDRQKSKIRQSEIGFVFQNYNLVQNLTVEENIELPVLLAGRKRSTAASGLEELLELLALTEHRRKLPAQLSGGQQQRVAIARAVINNPPLILADEPTGNLDTASAVQVMEMLQQLNRIWQTSIVHITHNAELIGYGTRNIVVKDGQLVSDTLLAADSRIAIVGNS; encoded by the coding sequence CTGAAGGACGTATCACTAATCATTGCAGAGGGGGAATTTACCACAATAATGGGCTCGTCGGGCAGTGGGAAAAGCACACTCCTGTACATTATGAGTGGTATGGAGTATCCAACCAGCGGGACTGTCCACTTATCTGGACGCGATCTTAACAAATTGTCGGACAGACAAAAAAGTAAAATTCGCCAAAGTGAAATAGGCTTTGTATTCCAGAACTATAATCTTGTTCAAAATCTGACCGTGGAGGAGAACATTGAGCTGCCGGTTCTGTTAGCAGGCAGAAAGAGAAGCACTGCCGCATCTGGGCTGGAGGAACTACTGGAGCTTCTGGCACTGACAGAACATAGGCGGAAGCTTCCTGCGCAATTGTCAGGAGGGCAGCAGCAGCGGGTGGCGATTGCCAGGGCAGTTATTAATAATCCCCCGTTGATTCTTGCCGATGAGCCTACTGGAAATCTGGACACCGCCTCGGCGGTTCAGGTGATGGAAATGCTGCAGCAGCTTAACCGGATTTGGCAAACAAGCATTGTACATATCACCCATAATGCAGAATTGATCGGCTATGGCACCAGAAATATAGTCGTCAAGGATGGACAGTTGGTATCGGATACCTTGTTAGCTGCTGATTCTCGCATTGCCATTGTTGGAAACTCTTAA